From the genome of Coleofasciculaceae cyanobacterium, one region includes:
- the crtA gene encoding cyanoexosortase A codes for MYRKNLVRNDRFWIFSSLVGVALLYLNLVWKATENIDQLTTDSLFAGAIIWLLWRKRDDFEYNSDPVSSFIGLLLLGPILSKTMTLFWFESTLLFSLPLSVAIALALIASGFRGFGQYIQELFFAWFLFFPTGAIGNFIDSIVHITILNAKFATYFLYYLGFNVATQGNQVMISLPQSGTFKAIVDYPCAGVPMILLILKLALLFVAFVPLPKYQQLLIPTFSIILGFFLGVLRVCLLTLFIPEPAQFDYWHGATGSQIFSTLAIAIFSVFCYLILRQQELKASNES; via the coding sequence ATGTACAGGAAAAATTTGGTTAGGAACGATCGCTTTTGGATATTTTCTAGTTTAGTTGGCGTGGCTCTTTTGTATCTCAACTTGGTTTGGAAAGCTACAGAAAATATCGATCAACTTACCACTGATAGTTTGTTTGCAGGAGCAATTATCTGGCTGCTGTGGCGAAAACGAGATGATTTTGAATATAATAGCGATCCTGTTTCTAGCTTTATTGGCTTGCTGTTGTTGGGGCCAATTTTGTCTAAGACCATGACGCTTTTTTGGTTTGAGTCTACTCTATTATTTAGCTTACCTCTAAGTGTAGCGATCGCTCTAGCTTTAATTGCTTCTGGATTCAGAGGTTTTGGTCAGTATATTCAGGAATTATTCTTTGCTTGGTTTTTATTTTTTCCTACAGGAGCAATTGGAAACTTTATCGATAGCATAGTTCACATTACTATTCTTAATGCTAAATTTGCTACTTATTTTTTGTACTATTTGGGGTTCAATGTTGCAACTCAAGGAAATCAGGTAATGATCTCTTTGCCACAATCGGGGACATTTAAAGCGATCGTCGATTATCCTTGTGCTGGAGTACCAATGATTCTTTTAATACTCAAATTAGCATTATTATTTGTTGCTTTTGTACCCCTGCCAAAATATCAACAATTATTAATTCCCACATTTTCAATTATCTTGGGTTTTTTTCTGGGAGTCCTTAGGGTTTGTCTTTTAACTTTATTTATTCCAGAACCAGCTCAATTTGATTATTGGCATGGAGCGACAGGTTCACAGATATTTTCGACTTTGGCGATCGCTATTTTTTCGGTTTTCTGCTACTTGATATTGCGACAACAGGAATTAAAGGCAAGTAATGAGTCTTAA
- a CDS encoding ABC transporter ATP-binding protein → MINTTPAKVIEPSFNNDEVVLSVEGVSKKFCRDLKRSLFYGVQDIAGELTGVRQKSDRLRNKEFWALDNVSFELRKGEALGLVGKNGSGKSTLLRIIAGLIKPDRGTVKVTGRVAPLIALGAGFNPILTGRENIYANMSILGLSTKEIGERFDDVVEFAEIGEAIDSPVQTYSSGMAARLGFASAIHTEPDILLIDEVLAVGDAKFRAKCNRKLNEIRSKGSSFVLVSHNVAAILGICDRSVYLSKGKVIADGLTDSVVRKYEADLFVTGNEISYGKVNFEEKAAEESSGADIRYFCFKDRDCNIINSPEVGEYVSFCVGCQIHQNVNEIFVYFAINDLTKDNESILVISSQFDKKYIEAKPGKLEIQLQLPCCYLRPGAYEMTIYLQKQNSYAFDIVSSLRFEIKDSYNITYLNGRNLFYHPRKWNYLNTK, encoded by the coding sequence ATGATTAATACTACCCCAGCCAAAGTTATCGAACCCTCTTTTAATAACGACGAAGTAGTTCTCTCAGTCGAAGGAGTATCGAAAAAGTTTTGTCGCGATTTAAAACGTTCTTTATTTTACGGAGTACAGGATATTGCAGGCGAATTAACTGGAGTCAGACAAAAAAGCGATCGCCTGAGAAATAAAGAATTTTGGGCATTAGATAACGTTAGTTTTGAACTTAGAAAAGGCGAAGCATTGGGCTTAGTTGGCAAAAATGGTAGCGGTAAATCCACCTTACTTCGCATCATTGCAGGACTAATTAAACCCGATCGCGGTACGGTGAAAGTCACGGGTAGAGTTGCACCTCTAATTGCTTTGGGTGCGGGTTTCAATCCCATCTTGACGGGAAGAGAGAACATCTATGCCAATATGTCGATCTTGGGTTTATCTACCAAAGAGATTGGCGAAAGATTTGATGATGTCGTCGAGTTTGCCGAGATCGGTGAGGCGATCGATTCACCAGTGCAAACATATAGTTCTGGAATGGCTGCACGTTTGGGTTTTGCTAGTGCTATACATACCGAACCAGATATTTTGCTAATTGATGAGGTGTTAGCTGTAGGCGACGCAAAATTTAGAGCGAAATGTAACCGAAAGCTTAATGAAATTCGGAGTAAAGGTTCATCTTTTGTTCTAGTCTCTCATAATGTAGCAGCAATTTTAGGTATATGTGATCGTTCTGTATATCTATCAAAAGGAAAAGTCATTGCAGATGGGTTAACAGATTCAGTAGTCCGAAAATATGAAGCAGATTTATTTGTAACGGGTAACGAAATAAGTTACGGAAAAGTTAACTTTGAGGAAAAGGCAGCAGAAGAAAGTTCTGGTGCAGATATTAGATATTTTTGTTTCAAAGATCGAGACTGCAATATTATTAATTCTCCAGAAGTTGGAGAATATGTCAGTTTTTGTGTAGGGTGTCAAATACATCAAAACGTCAATGAAATTTTTGTTTATTTTGCTATTAATGATTTAACTAAAGATAATGAAAGTATATTAGTCATATCTAGTCAGTTTGATAAAAAATATATTGAAGCTAAACCAGGAAAATTGGAAATACAGTTACAGCTACCCTGTTGTTATCTCAGACCAGGTGCTTATGAAATGACGATATATTTGCAAAAGCAAAATAGTTATGCTTTTGATATTGTTTCTTCTCTAAGGTTTGAAATTAAAGACTCTTATAACATTACTTACTTGAATGGTAGAAATTTATTTTATCATCCTAGAAAATGGAATTATTTAAATACTAAGTAG
- a CDS encoding FAD-binding protein: MLTQIKSVTNNKLSFYRTTHNFKNYAEFETIEQFKEYCLWAKANNCKIYILGNGSNTLFTRKNIKSLILKNKLHKKIDMLSKNKIRVSSSTQIRDILKHCFDNSLDSFYYLASVPATIGGALAMNAGRGKKFQRTIYDFVETVDFFDFENNYVKTLTKEEIIRGYRETIFTGIQSKLILSAVFNFREIKLEGNPIAERCIWSKENQDHCAPNCGSVFKESDSSILKNLKGFHINQTSFSSKTSNWIVNKSDSCISILMLIILVKIIHFFKRKIAKVEIIFVD; encoded by the coding sequence ATGTTAACTCAAATTAAATCAGTTACAAATAATAAATTATCCTTTTATCGGACTACTCATAATTTTAAAAACTATGCTGAGTTTGAAACTATAGAGCAGTTTAAAGAATATTGTCTTTGGGCTAAAGCTAATAATTGTAAAATCTATATTTTAGGTAATGGTTCTAATACTTTATTCACTAGAAAAAATATTAAATCGCTAATTCTTAAAAACAAGCTACACAAGAAAATAGATATGCTGTCAAAAAATAAAATTAGAGTATCTTCATCAACTCAAATCAGAGATATTTTAAAACACTGTTTTGATAATTCTCTCGATTCTTTTTATTATCTAGCATCAGTCCCAGCTACAATTGGTGGAGCGTTAGCTATGAATGCTGGAAGAGGCAAAAAGTTTCAGCGCACTATTTACGATTTTGTTGAGACTGTTGATTTTTTTGATTTTGAAAATAACTATGTAAAGACCCTAACCAAAGAAGAAATTATTAGAGGCTATAGGGAGACAATATTTACTGGTATTCAATCTAAACTTATTTTGAGTGCTGTATTTAATTTCCGAGAAATTAAACTAGAGGGTAATCCCATAGCAGAAAGATGTATATGGTCAAAAGAAAATCAAGATCATTGTGCACCTAATTGTGGTTCTGTATTTAAAGAATCTGACTCTAGTATTTTAAAAAACCTGAAAGGATTTCATATTAATCAAACAAGTTTTTCTTCTAAAACCAGCAATTGGATCGTTAATAAATCTGATAGTTGTATTTCAATTTTAATGCTAATTATACTAGTAAAAATAATTCATTTTTTTAAAAGAAAAATAGCTAAAGTCGAAATTATATTTGTAGACTAG
- a CDS encoding HpsJ family protein has product MTISQDRERVFSSGILRLVGYGLLVMAIVDLIFLLIPLQLMDPLWEFQTMGAIVERIPVTLLGIVLIYYGEKSDRAPIETIVLRVLSWLSLLAAILLVLMIPLNINNSFRIYNQQNATVNAQYVGQKEAIQQFQDRLEAANSKDEIGKILQQQAKQEVSIPDSVNTQKLKTDLLADLKNNQDNINSQAQSFRVQKRSWLLKNCFKWNLGALIASILFFLIWKNTAWTRLNVNLNEN; this is encoded by the coding sequence ATGACTATCTCACAAGATCGAGAGAGAGTATTTTCTTCTGGGATTTTGCGCTTAGTTGGCTATGGCTTATTAGTCATGGCAATAGTAGATCTGATATTTCTCTTAATTCCGCTGCAATTGATGGATCCACTCTGGGAATTTCAAACTATGGGTGCAATTGTAGAAAGGATTCCCGTCACTTTGCTGGGTATAGTTCTAATTTATTACGGCGAAAAAAGCGATCGCGCCCCGATTGAAACTATAGTTCTCAGGGTTTTATCTTGGCTATCTTTGCTAGCAGCCATACTTTTAGTATTAATGATTCCTTTGAATATCAATAATAGTTTTCGGATTTATAATCAACAAAATGCTACAGTTAATGCTCAATATGTTGGTCAAAAAGAGGCAATTCAGCAATTCCAAGATCGGCTAGAAGCGGCTAATTCTAAAGATGAAATCGGAAAAATACTTCAACAGCAAGCCAAACAAGAAGTTAGTATTCCCGACTCAGTAAATACTCAGAAGTTAAAAACAGATCTTCTAGCCGATTTAAAAAATAATCAAGACAATATTAACAGCCAAGCACAGTCATTCAGAGTCCAAAAGCGTTCCTGGCTATTAAAAAATTGTTTTAAGTGGAATCTCGGTGCATTAATCGCCTCTATTTTGTTCTTTTTAATTTGGAAAAATACTGCATGGACAAGGCTTAATGTCAATTTGAATGAAAATTGA
- a CDS encoding ABC transporter permease, with amino-acid sequence MTKFKSQHPRQVIYSPESRLRHPPIMLREMWRDLLASRELAWRLLVRDISAQYRQSFLGIFWAVIPAVITAAGFTLAKDNGIVNIGATDLPYPAYVMFSMTLWQTFVEALNAPIQGVTAGKAMLARINFPREALVLSKLGEVFFNFGVKLILIVILFLWFKMPVSGSVILAPVALIHLVALGTFIGLILAPMGALYQDISRAITLLTGLWLFLTPVVYPVPNGGVFGTIVKFNPVTPLLVTTRELATTGTVSDPIGFWLASSIGLVGLLVGWIIYRVSMPYIVERISS; translated from the coding sequence TTGACCAAATTTAAATCTCAACATCCGCGCCAAGTTATTTACAGTCCAGAAAGTCGGCTGCGACATCCCCCAATAATGCTTCGGGAAATGTGGCGAGACTTGTTAGCTTCTAGAGAGTTAGCGTGGCGATTGTTAGTCAGAGACATCAGCGCTCAATACCGTCAGTCATTTTTGGGTATTTTCTGGGCGGTTATTCCTGCGGTAATTACGGCAGCAGGGTTTACCTTAGCAAAAGACAACGGAATTGTGAACATTGGGGCGACAGATTTACCTTATCCCGCTTATGTCATGTTTAGTATGACTCTGTGGCAAACTTTTGTGGAGGCTCTCAATGCACCTATTCAAGGAGTAACTGCGGGCAAAGCGATGTTAGCTCGAATTAACTTCCCTCGCGAAGCATTGGTTTTAAGCAAGCTAGGCGAAGTATTCTTCAATTTTGGCGTTAAGCTAATTTTGATTGTTATCTTATTCCTCTGGTTCAAGATGCCCGTCAGTGGCAGCGTAATTTTAGCACCAGTGGCTTTAATTCATTTGGTAGCATTGGGAACTTTTATCGGTTTGATCCTTGCACCTATGGGAGCTTTGTATCAGGATATTTCCCGAGCTATTACCTTATTGACTGGTTTATGGTTGTTTCTTACTCCTGTCGTTTATCCCGTACCCAATGGGGGCGTATTTGGCACGATTGTCAAATTTAACCCCGTAACACCTTTGTTAGTCACCACGCGAGAATTAGCCACTACGGGAACAGTATCCGATCCAATCGGTTTTTGGCTTGCCAGTAGCATTGGCTTGGTTGGCTTATTAGTGGGTTGGATTATTTATCGTGTCTCAATGCCTTACATAGTAGAGAGAATTAGTTCTTAG
- a CDS encoding polysaccharide biosynthesis tyrosine autokinase → MSNEIVKSEAIDLSVFNTQESGFSLSDLKQIVYRRWKPALAVGITAFTGIFLLIALKTPKYSSETLILLETPKNIESTSVAPTVATNQLSSIKDFSTEIFVLRSNSMVEKAVAKLKDRYPNISVPEVVQNLSIYQAGLDKIPTDVLVVSYTDTNPEKAKIVLEALSSTYVKYSLEKQQLKAATAIEFINLQLPDAQQELDEAAQKVRDFRQVHQLVNPEASAIEVEEIKLDITKQIEDTKIAIALNQQQSQELERQLGELGQDSDTMVASAVLGQDGVYQNLSARLKEIETQYNLGTVDFRDNYYVMENLQKKRQELKKLLQERAEQVLGKSISPKILERIVLAPSYTDSTQPSTANNAGNSDSSSSNTNTSNGESPFLIGQNSNNSNTESGTKVSAEGSTLGFFTTKRLELQEETASLQAKLASLRQAKAKADNQFLNIPGLQQTFTELTRQVELKSEAYNYLLQRRQELAISEAEEIAPWRILNEPFLPSKPVSPNITQGLLQALIAGGFLGVATAFMLQRLDQSIKRVEEIKQITKLPILGVIPKVAEPRIDANIYTTKKSYSYYSSFTEGLRSLAMNLRYLVADDGQIKTIAVTSTTSAEGKSTISHNLAIVLAEFELRVLVVDADLRKPKLHKLAHLPNEAGLSEAITQEQPWTDYIQPSSVKNLDVITAGATSPNPIALLNSNKMKQLIQEWSAVYDYVIIDTPPIGVIADAKCLAQEVDSFLFVSGIQKATRRGMDNALDVLRHGQCHVAGVAANMVDPEFDYYAYSYYDSYYNHSTPNSNGNNSDNEAKSEGAIGNLLQQFRRR, encoded by the coding sequence ATGAGTAACGAAATAGTTAAATCTGAGGCAATTGACTTAAGTGTATTCAACACTCAAGAATCTGGTTTTTCACTATCAGATTTGAAGCAAATTGTTTACCGTCGATGGAAGCCTGCATTAGCCGTGGGCATAACCGCTTTTACGGGAATCTTTTTGTTGATTGCTTTAAAAACTCCTAAATACAGTTCTGAAACTTTAATTCTGTTAGAAACACCGAAAAACATAGAATCGACATCCGTTGCTCCAACAGTTGCGACTAACCAATTAAGCTCGATCAAGGATTTTTCTACCGAGATTTTTGTATTGCGTAGTAACTCTATGGTGGAAAAAGCTGTAGCAAAACTAAAAGACCGCTATCCAAATATTTCAGTACCTGAAGTAGTACAAAATTTGTCAATCTATCAAGCAGGACTTGACAAAATACCGACAGACGTGTTAGTGGTTTCTTATACTGATACCAATCCAGAGAAAGCGAAAATCGTTTTAGAAGCATTAAGTTCTACTTACGTTAAATATAGTTTAGAAAAGCAGCAATTAAAAGCGGCAACCGCGATTGAATTTATCAATCTTCAATTGCCTGATGCTCAACAAGAATTAGACGAAGCTGCCCAAAAGGTTCGTGACTTTAGACAGGTTCACCAGCTAGTCAATCCAGAAGCATCAGCAATTGAAGTAGAAGAAATTAAACTAGATATTACCAAACAGATTGAAGATACGAAAATTGCGATCGCTCTCAATCAACAACAAAGTCAAGAATTGGAACGTCAATTGGGTGAATTGGGTCAAGATTCGGACACCATGGTTGCATCTGCGGTTTTGGGTCAAGATGGCGTTTATCAGAATTTATCTGCTCGACTAAAAGAAATAGAAACTCAATATAATTTGGGTACAGTTGATTTCCGTGACAACTACTATGTGATGGAAAATCTTCAAAAGAAGCGGCAAGAATTGAAAAAGCTTCTTCAAGAGAGAGCAGAGCAAGTTTTAGGTAAGTCAATTTCTCCTAAAATACTTGAGCGTATAGTATTAGCTCCTAGTTATACAGATTCAACGCAACCATCAACAGCTAACAATGCTGGCAATAGCGATAGTAGTAGCAGTAATACTAATACTAGCAATGGCGAAAGTCCCTTCTTAATCGGTCAAAATAGTAATAATTCAAACACAGAATCAGGAACTAAAGTATCTGCTGAAGGTTCTACTTTAGGATTTTTTACTACAAAAAGATTAGAGTTACAAGAGGAAACCGCAAGCCTGCAAGCAAAATTGGCAAGTCTACGTCAGGCAAAAGCAAAAGCCGATAATCAATTTCTCAATATTCCTGGGTTACAACAAACATTTACTGAACTAACACGTCAAGTAGAGCTTAAATCTGAAGCTTATAATTATCTTCTTCAAAGACGACAAGAACTAGCAATTTCTGAAGCCGAGGAAATTGCACCCTGGCGCATACTTAATGAACCCTTTTTACCCAGCAAACCAGTTTCGCCCAATATTACCCAGGGATTATTACAAGCATTAATCGCTGGTGGATTTCTCGGAGTTGCTACAGCATTTATGCTGCAACGTCTGGATCAAAGTATTAAACGGGTAGAAGAAATCAAGCAGATTACTAAATTACCTATACTAGGTGTCATTCCTAAAGTTGCCGAGCCAAGGATTGATGCTAATATTTATACTACCAAAAAGTCTTATTCTTACTATTCATCTTTCACCGAAGGTTTACGTTCTCTGGCGATGAATTTGCGCTACTTAGTAGCAGATGATGGTCAAATCAAAACTATAGCCGTCACTTCTACTACTTCTGCCGAAGGCAAATCTACTATTTCCCATAATCTTGCTATTGTCTTGGCAGAATTTGAGCTGCGAGTATTGGTTGTCGATGCTGATTTGCGTAAACCTAAATTGCATAAATTAGCTCATCTTCCCAATGAGGCTGGGTTGAGCGAAGCAATTACCCAAGAGCAACCTTGGACTGATTACATTCAGCCTAGCTCAGTGAAAAATTTAGATGTAATTACCGCAGGAGCAACTTCTCCTAATCCGATTGCTTTATTAAATTCTAATAAGATGAAGCAGCTGATTCAAGAATGGTCAGCAGTCTATGACTATGTAATCATCGATACCCCTCCAATTGGCGTAATTGCTGATGCTAAATGTTTAGCTCAAGAAGTTGATTCTTTCTTATTCGTCTCTGGTATCCAAAAAGCTACTCGCAGGGGAATGGATAATGCTTTAGACGTTTTACGTCATGGTCAGTGTCATGTTGCAGGTGTAGCTGCTAACATGGTCGATCCAGAATTTGATTATTACGCTTATTCTTATTACGACTCTTACTATAACCACTCGACTCCAAATAGTAATGGCAATAATAGTGACAATGAAGCGAAATCTGAAGGGGCAATTGGTAATTTACTGCAACAATTCCGCCGTCGTTAA
- a CDS encoding acyltransferase, translating to MKQAEKQKELLRNKTILQQLKLCGHGVRLNGKMFISHPQNMIIGHNVHINENAYFSSAGGLTIGDNAHISRNVTIYTVNHNYHGEALPYDNTEIGKPVVIGKNVWIGMNVCIVPGVRIGDGAIIGLGAVVTQDIPSLAIVGNQPSRVLKYRDAKHYQNLESKKCYGGVRGQILVPEQLEYLESNQEGRYVNSN from the coding sequence TTGAAACAAGCAGAAAAACAGAAAGAGTTATTAAGAAATAAAACTATTTTACAGCAGCTTAAATTATGTGGTCATGGAGTAAGGTTAAATGGCAAAATGTTTATTTCCCATCCCCAGAACATGATTATTGGACACAATGTTCATATTAATGAAAACGCTTACTTTTCTTCCGCAGGAGGATTAACAATTGGAGACAATGCTCATATTAGTCGTAATGTAACTATATATACAGTCAATCATAATTATCATGGAGAAGCTTTACCTTACGATAATACAGAAATTGGTAAGCCTGTTGTAATTGGCAAAAATGTTTGGATAGGTATGAATGTTTGTATTGTTCCTGGTGTTCGTATTGGTGATGGTGCAATTATTGGTTTGGGTGCAGTAGTAACTCAAGATATACCGTCATTAGCAATAGTTGGTAATCAGCCAAGTCGTGTATTGAAATATCGAGATGCCAAACATTATCAAAATTTAGAGTCGAAAAAATGTTACGGTGGCGTTCGCGGTCAAATTTTGGTTCCAGAACAATTAGAATACCTAGAAAGTAATCAAGAAGGTCGATATGTTAACTCAAATTAA
- a CDS encoding cyanoexosortase A system-associated protein: MSLKYLQFNQWRSNFLVISSIGINLAVVYALIVPAVGYRSTADFKFPESLSLNSATAIAVKSNLTKPKAKTLSTEIIKSRKKYKYVLDKQEIDLDLNYLVGTRGDVETYLQSYTSLPASIIRAKTVKHKKETGFYTVFSDRDRVYLSSCISPRSPSSVTQRQFSQHRYQNDFQFQVGLDWLKGKESIRDRRCLWVHLSTAITQSDTQAAYEALEAVWVDLYQWWLPNFPPLTAENG, encoded by the coding sequence ATGAGTCTTAAATATTTACAGTTCAATCAATGGCGTAGCAACTTTCTCGTCATCAGCAGCATTGGGATTAATTTAGCGGTTGTTTATGCACTTATAGTTCCTGCTGTAGGTTATCGTTCTACGGCTGATTTTAAGTTTCCTGAAAGTTTAAGCCTCAATTCTGCAACAGCAATTGCCGTTAAATCGAATTTAACTAAACCAAAAGCTAAGACTTTATCAACAGAAATAATCAAGTCCCGTAAAAAATATAAATATGTTCTAGACAAGCAAGAAATAGACTTAGACCTAAATTACTTGGTTGGTACAAGAGGAGATGTGGAGACATACCTGCAAAGTTACACTTCTCTGCCTGCATCAATCATTCGAGCCAAAACAGTGAAACACAAAAAAGAAACAGGTTTTTATACCGTATTTAGCGATCGAGATCGCGTTTACTTAAGTAGCTGTATCAGTCCACGTAGTCCAAGCAGTGTGACCCAAAGACAGTTTTCTCAACATCGTTATCAAAATGATTTCCAGTTCCAGGTAGGATTAGACTGGTTGAAAGGCAAAGAAAGTATTCGCGATCGCCGTTGTCTATGGGTACATTTATCTACAGCAATTACCCAATCCGACACTCAAGCTGCTTATGAAGCATTAGAAGCCGTCTGGGTCGATTTATATCAGTGGTGGCTGCCTAATTTTCCGCCTTTAACCGCTGAAAATGGATAA